Proteins from one Ramlibacter sp. PS4R-6 genomic window:
- a CDS encoding SDR family oxidoreductase, producing MNAPARTALVTGAAKRLGREIALGLAAGGWQVAVHYRSSADEAQQTLQDCRKLAPGLRFESFAADLADEAAARALVPQVAGRFGTLDAVVNSASLFQHDSFTTFGADSLRAHMRTNTVAPIVLATALHEHVSARNGSGVVVNLLDQKLWNTNPDFVSYTLSKAALESANTMLALALAPRVRVVGVAPGLTLTSHMLTQAQFEQLHRLSPLGRSSTPQDVAAAVRFALENASITGTTLLVDGGQHLMKFDRDFSLMPETK from the coding sequence ATGAACGCCCCCGCCCGCACCGCACTCGTCACCGGCGCCGCCAAGCGGCTCGGCCGCGAGATCGCGCTGGGCCTGGCGGCCGGCGGCTGGCAGGTGGCCGTCCACTACCGCAGCTCCGCGGACGAGGCGCAACAGACGCTGCAGGACTGCCGGAAGCTGGCGCCGGGCCTGCGCTTCGAGAGCTTCGCCGCGGACCTCGCCGATGAAGCCGCCGCGCGCGCGCTGGTGCCGCAAGTTGCCGGCCGCTTCGGCACGCTGGACGCCGTGGTCAACAGCGCCTCGCTGTTCCAGCACGATTCGTTCACCACCTTCGGCGCCGATTCGCTGCGCGCGCACATGCGCACCAACACCGTCGCGCCCATCGTGCTCGCCACCGCCTTGCACGAGCACGTGTCGGCGCGCAACGGCAGCGGCGTGGTCGTGAACCTGCTCGACCAGAAACTCTGGAACACCAACCCCGACTTCGTGAGCTACACGCTGTCCAAGGCCGCGCTCGAGTCCGCGAACACGATGCTGGCGCTGGCGCTGGCGCCGCGGGTGCGCGTGGTCGGCGTCGCGCCCGGACTCACGCTCACCAGCCACATGCTGACGCAGGCGCAGTTCGAGCAGTTGCACCGCCTGTCGCCGCTGGGGCGCTCGTCCACGCCGCAGGACGTGGCGGCGGCGGTGCGTTTCGCGCTGGAGAACGCATCCATCACCGGCACCACCCTGTTGGTGGACGGCGGCCAGCACCTGATGAAGTTCGACCGCGACTTTTCCCTGATGCCCGAGACGAAATGA
- a CDS encoding dihydroneopterin aldolase yields the protein MSKAGQQILTLTGLKFEANLGILDHEKSSPQPIMVDAELNLGPQPLLPRDDDIKHVLDYRKVRRIIIEECKAEHVNLLESLIGKLAHRLMQLPGVVGVRVRIAKLEIFEDCEVAIRIETGLW from the coding sequence ATGAGCAAGGCCGGCCAGCAGATCCTCACCCTCACCGGCCTGAAGTTCGAGGCCAACCTGGGCATCCTCGACCACGAGAAGTCCTCGCCGCAGCCGATCATGGTCGACGCCGAACTGAACCTCGGCCCGCAACCGCTGCTGCCGCGCGACGACGACATCAAGCACGTGCTGGACTACCGCAAGGTGCGCCGCATCATCATCGAGGAGTGCAAGGCCGAGCACGTGAACCTGCTCGAAAGCCTGATCGGCAAGCTGGCCCACCGCCTCATGCAACTGCCCGGCGTGGTCGGTGTGCGCGTGCGCATCGCCAAGCTGGAGATCTTCGAGGATTGCGAAGTCGCGATCCGTATTGAAACGGGACTTTGGTAA
- a CDS encoding M3 family metallopeptidase, giving the protein MTHDNPLLQDWHGAWAVPPFESVQPTHFEPAFDVAMKEHRDELDAIANDAAPASFDNTLAAFDRSGARLSRIEALFSNLCHSHTNPELQAVQRRMAVPLAAHESAIYMHRKLFARVQAVHETRQKAGLSSQQLRLLERVHLDFVRAGAMLAPAAQERYKEVTQKLAELTTAFGQNVLHDESTWQLVLKTEGELAGLPEFVRSAARSAAQERGIEGYAITLSRSLIVPFLTFSQRRDLRETAWRAWAARGEHAGEHDNRPLIAQIIELRQEQAQLHGYKSFADYALVDRMAREPKAVHQLLDDVWDRAKQKVESERAQLKAAQAADGATGEIESWDWRYWAEKVRQRDYAIDDAQVKPYFALEAMVNAAFDTAQRLFGIRFTPRPDLPAYHPDVKVYEVHDAQGGPVGLFFHDNYARPSKRSGAWMSTFLRQGRNGGTLRPLVANNNNFAKGAPTLLSFDDVRTLFHEFGHGLHGLLSNVDYVKLSCTSVLQDFVELPSQLFEHWMSEPEVLRRHARHVQTGEPIPDALIDKLQRAAKFGQGYETVSYVASALVDMAVHTHPDPASVTDWSAFEAQVLRELRLPPAVDTRHRLVHFQHLFSGDAYAAGYYVYMWAEVLDADAFGAFKEAGNPFDAQVAARLKQWIYSSGNSVEPGEAYASFRGRAPKVEALLEKRGLLQPA; this is encoded by the coding sequence ATGACACACGACAACCCCCTCCTGCAGGACTGGCACGGCGCCTGGGCCGTCCCGCCTTTCGAATCCGTTCAGCCCACACACTTCGAACCCGCGTTCGACGTCGCGATGAAGGAACACCGCGACGAGCTCGACGCGATCGCGAACGACGCAGCACCGGCGAGCTTCGACAACACGCTGGCCGCCTTCGACCGCAGCGGTGCGCGCCTGTCGCGCATCGAGGCGCTGTTCAGCAACCTGTGCCACTCGCACACCAACCCCGAGCTGCAGGCCGTGCAGCGGCGCATGGCGGTGCCGCTGGCCGCGCACGAGAGCGCGATCTACATGCACCGCAAGCTGTTCGCGCGCGTGCAGGCGGTGCACGAAACGCGGCAGAAGGCCGGGCTTTCCAGCCAGCAACTGCGCCTGCTGGAGCGCGTGCACCTGGACTTCGTGCGCGCTGGCGCCATGCTCGCGCCCGCGGCGCAGGAGCGCTACAAGGAAGTGACACAGAAACTCGCCGAGCTCACCACGGCTTTCGGGCAGAACGTGTTGCACGACGAATCGACGTGGCAGCTGGTGCTGAAGACGGAAGGCGAACTGGCCGGCCTGCCCGAGTTCGTGCGCAGCGCCGCGCGATCGGCGGCGCAGGAGCGCGGCATCGAGGGTTACGCGATCACCTTGTCGCGTTCGCTGATCGTGCCCTTCCTCACCTTCTCGCAGCGGCGCGACCTGCGCGAGACCGCGTGGCGCGCCTGGGCCGCGCGCGGCGAGCATGCAGGCGAGCACGACAACCGCCCGCTCATCGCGCAGATCATCGAGCTGCGCCAGGAACAGGCCCAGTTGCACGGCTACAAGAGCTTCGCCGACTACGCCCTCGTCGACCGCATGGCCCGAGAGCCCAAGGCCGTGCACCAACTGCTCGACGACGTGTGGGACCGCGCAAAGCAGAAGGTGGAAAGCGAACGCGCGCAGCTGAAGGCCGCGCAAGCCGCCGACGGCGCGACGGGCGAGATCGAATCGTGGGACTGGCGCTACTGGGCCGAGAAGGTGCGCCAGCGCGACTACGCCATCGACGACGCGCAGGTGAAGCCCTATTTCGCGCTGGAGGCGATGGTGAACGCCGCGTTCGACACGGCGCAGCGCCTCTTCGGCATCCGCTTCACGCCGCGTCCCGACCTGCCGGCCTACCACCCCGACGTGAAGGTCTACGAGGTGCACGACGCGCAGGGCGGCCCCGTCGGCCTGTTCTTCCACGACAACTACGCGCGCCCCAGCAAGCGCAGCGGCGCCTGGATGAGCACCTTCCTGCGCCAGGGCCGCAACGGCGGCACGCTGCGGCCGCTGGTGGCGAACAACAACAATTTCGCCAAGGGCGCGCCCACGCTGCTGTCCTTCGACGACGTGCGCACGCTGTTCCACGAGTTCGGCCACGGGCTGCACGGGCTGCTGTCGAACGTCGACTACGTGAAGCTCTCGTGCACATCGGTGCTGCAGGACTTCGTCGAGCTGCCTTCGCAACTGTTCGAGCACTGGATGTCCGAGCCCGAGGTGCTGCGCCGCCACGCGCGCCACGTGCAGACCGGCGAGCCGATCCCCGACGCGCTGATCGACAAATTGCAAAGGGCGGCGAAGTTCGGCCAGGGCTACGAGACCGTGAGCTACGTCGCCAGCGCGCTGGTGGACATGGCAGTGCACACGCACCCCGATCCCGCGTCGGTCACCGACTGGAGCGCCTTCGAGGCGCAGGTGCTGCGCGAGCTGCGGCTGCCGCCGGCCGTCGACACGCGCCACCGGCTGGTGCATTTCCAGCACCTGTTCTCCGGCGACGCCTATGCCGCGGGCTACTACGTGTACATGTGGGCCGAGGTTCTGGATGCCGACGCTTTCGGTGCCTTCAAGGAGGCCGGCAACCCCTTCGACGCGCAGGTCGCCGCGCGCCTGAAACAGTGGATCTATTCCAGCGGCAACAGCGTGGAGCCGGGCGAGGCCTATGCCTCGTTCCGCGGCCGCGCGCCGAAGGTCGAGGCGCTGCTGGAAAAGCGCGGCCTCCTTCAGCCGGCCTGA